The Mycolicibacterium doricum genome includes a region encoding these proteins:
- a CDS encoding hydroxysqualene dehydroxylase: MKDPRRVVHPAPEGVPDAAALGTRPRAVVVGGGIAGLTAATGLAERGVEVDVVEREPYLGGRVGGWTDDVDGLGAAAMNRGFHAFFRQYYNLRELLRRVDPQLSMLVPVEDYPLIDGQGRRDTFRGLPQTPPFNAVAFALRSPTFRLRDLARLNARAAAPLATVSVPDIYDRLDHVDADSFLRHINFPEAARHLAFEVFSRSFFAQPPDLSAAELATMFHIYFLGSSEGLVFDVANDNFDVALWEPLRRYLEGRGVQFHTGASVTAVEPGFTVQCDSGRSLSADGVVLATDVGGLRGIVGRSKSLGDEGWRAAVDGLGTAPPFLVHRLWLDRPVAPDRPAFLGTGGLRPLDNVSVLERYERQAAEWARRTGGSVVELHSYAVTDTSDELPRQLMARMHAIFPETAQAGIVGERLLLRGDCPRFAPGDFAVRPTVETPVDGLALAGDGIRIDLPVALMERAATTGWAAANRLLAHFGVAGHALTTVPTTGRSATLRRLAGRGRQLQS; the protein is encoded by the coding sequence ATGAAGGATCCCCGCCGCGTCGTGCATCCGGCGCCTGAAGGCGTTCCCGACGCCGCCGCGCTGGGCACCCGTCCGCGCGCGGTCGTGGTCGGTGGTGGTATCGCCGGGTTGACCGCCGCCACCGGACTGGCCGAACGCGGCGTCGAGGTGGACGTCGTCGAGCGGGAGCCGTACCTGGGCGGCCGGGTCGGCGGATGGACCGACGATGTGGACGGTCTCGGTGCGGCGGCGATGAACCGGGGCTTCCACGCGTTCTTCCGCCAGTACTACAACCTGCGCGAACTTCTGCGCCGCGTCGACCCGCAACTGTCGATGCTGGTCCCGGTCGAGGACTACCCGCTCATCGACGGCCAGGGCCGACGCGACACCTTCCGCGGCCTGCCGCAGACACCACCGTTCAACGCCGTGGCCTTCGCGCTGCGCAGTCCCACGTTCCGGTTGCGTGACCTGGCTCGGCTCAACGCGCGGGCGGCGGCACCTTTGGCGACGGTGTCGGTGCCCGACATCTACGACCGGCTGGACCACGTCGACGCCGACAGTTTCCTGCGCCACATCAACTTCCCCGAGGCCGCGCGGCACCTGGCGTTCGAAGTCTTCTCCCGCAGCTTCTTCGCCCAGCCGCCGGACCTGTCGGCGGCGGAGTTGGCGACGATGTTCCACATCTACTTCCTCGGTTCCAGCGAAGGGCTGGTGTTCGACGTCGCGAACGACAACTTCGACGTGGCGCTGTGGGAGCCGTTGCGGCGCTATCTCGAGGGCCGCGGTGTCCAGTTCCACACCGGTGCGTCGGTGACGGCGGTGGAGCCGGGGTTCACTGTGCAGTGCGATTCGGGACGGTCGTTGTCCGCCGACGGAGTGGTGCTGGCCACCGATGTCGGCGGTCTGCGTGGGATCGTAGGCCGGTCGAAGTCTTTGGGCGACGAGGGCTGGCGCGCGGCGGTCGACGGGCTCGGGACCGCCCCGCCGTTCCTGGTGCACCGCCTCTGGCTGGACCGCCCGGTCGCGCCCGACCGGCCCGCGTTCCTGGGCACCGGCGGCCTGAGACCGCTGGACAACGTCAGCGTGCTCGAACGCTACGAACGCCAGGCCGCCGAGTGGGCTCGGCGCACCGGTGGATCGGTCGTCGAACTGCACTCCTACGCGGTGACCGACACCTCCGATGAGCTGCCGCGGCAGCTGATGGCCCGGATGCACGCAATCTTCCCCGAGACGGCGCAGGCCGGGATCGTCGGTGAGCGCCTCCTGCTGCGCGGTGACTGTCCGCGGTTCGCCCCCGGTGACTTCGCCGTCCGGCCCACCGTGGAGACCCCGGTCGACGGTCTGGCGTTGGCCGGTGACGGAATCCGCATCGACCTGCCGGTGGCGTTGATGGAGCGTGCCGCCACAACGGGGTGGGCGGCCGCCAACCGTCTGCTCGCACATTTCGGCGTCGCGGGGCACGCCCTGACGACGGTGCCGACCACCGGCCGATCCGCGACGCTGCGGCGACTCGCCGGGCGAGGAAGGCAACTGCAGTCATGA
- a CDS encoding NAD(P)/FAD-dependent oxidoreductase: MLNGRPKVLIIGGGFGGLFCARRLGRVDVDVTLLDRAASHVFQPLLYQCATGTLSIGQISRSLREELAHHDNVTTLLGEAVRLDADARRVTARRPDESTFDLQYDYLVIAAGMRQSYFGKEEFAAWAPGMKTLHDALSIRRRIFAAFEIAETLPPGPDREQWLTFAVAGGGPTGVELAGQIRELATRALANEFHSIEPQEARVLLFDGGDRVLKSFAPGLSERASRTLNALGVELHFGVHVTDVRRDGVTVSPKGGGPKQDYATRTVLWTAGVEAVPFARHAADQLGAETDRSGRITVNADLSVPGHPEVFVIGDLAGRDGLPGVAENAMQGGLHAAACIRRDIGGAGRKDFRYRDLGSAAYISRGHALLQAGPVKLTGALGWLGWGFIHIAFLTGVRNRFSTVGTWMVSIARANRSDRTFIIGGSGHPEEPYTWESPVHQGNHSTGDDSTAAT; encoded by the coding sequence ATGCTCAACGGCCGCCCGAAAGTACTCATCATCGGCGGAGGGTTCGGCGGTCTCTTCTGTGCCCGCCGCCTCGGTCGGGTCGACGTCGATGTCACGCTCCTCGACCGCGCGGCGTCCCATGTGTTCCAACCGCTGCTCTACCAGTGCGCGACAGGAACGTTGAGCATCGGTCAGATCAGCCGGTCGTTGCGGGAAGAACTGGCACACCATGACAACGTCACGACTCTTCTCGGAGAGGCCGTCCGACTCGATGCCGATGCGCGGCGCGTCACCGCCCGTCGTCCCGACGAGTCGACCTTCGACCTGCAGTACGACTACCTGGTTATCGCGGCGGGGATGCGGCAGTCCTATTTCGGCAAAGAGGAATTCGCCGCATGGGCGCCGGGCATGAAGACGCTCCACGACGCGCTCAGCATCCGTCGCCGGATCTTCGCGGCGTTCGAGATCGCCGAGACCTTGCCGCCTGGCCCCGATCGGGAACAGTGGCTCACGTTCGCCGTCGCCGGGGGCGGCCCGACCGGCGTCGAATTAGCCGGCCAGATCAGGGAATTGGCGACCCGTGCGCTGGCCAACGAGTTCCACAGCATCGAACCGCAGGAGGCGCGGGTGCTGCTGTTCGACGGCGGGGACCGCGTGCTCAAAAGCTTCGCGCCGGGCCTCTCGGAACGGGCTTCGCGGACGCTGAACGCGTTGGGTGTCGAGCTGCATTTCGGCGTCCACGTGACCGACGTGCGTCGTGACGGCGTGACTGTGAGCCCTAAGGGGGGTGGCCCAAAACAGGATTACGCGACCCGCACGGTGCTGTGGACGGCCGGCGTCGAGGCGGTGCCCTTTGCGCGCCATGCCGCCGACCAGCTCGGCGCCGAGACCGACCGATCTGGGCGCATCACGGTGAACGCCGATCTGTCGGTGCCCGGACACCCCGAGGTGTTCGTCATCGGCGACCTGGCGGGACGGGACGGGCTGCCGGGGGTGGCAGAGAACGCCATGCAGGGCGGACTGCACGCCGCTGCCTGCATTCGGCGTGACATCGGCGGAGCCGGGCGCAAGGACTTCCGGTACCGAGACCTCGGGTCGGCCGCGTACATCAGCCGCGGACACGCCCTGTTGCAGGCCGGGCCGGTCAAACTCACTGGTGCCCTCGGCTGGTTGGGGTGGGGTTTCATCCACATCGCATTCCTCACCGGCGTACGAAACCGCTTCAGTACCGTCGGAACATGGATGGTGTCCATCGCGCGGGCCAACCGGAGTGACCGCACCTTCATCATCGGCGGGTCCGGCCACCCCGAGGAGCCGTACACGTGGGAATCGCCCGTGCACCAGGGAAACCACTCGACGGGTGACGACTCGACCGCAGCCACCTAG
- a CDS encoding lycopene cyclase domain-containing protein: MDRFQYLMVLGACLLITLPLEVFGAGVYRQPRRAAAAILPVTAVFVVWDLIAIFADIWGYNAKYVTGIGFPGVPIEELLFFIVIPLCGLLTYNAVDTILTYLKRRLRDRSAQSS, translated from the coding sequence ATGGATCGCTTCCAATACCTGATGGTCCTGGGGGCCTGCCTGCTGATCACCCTGCCGCTGGAGGTCTTCGGGGCGGGCGTGTACCGGCAGCCCCGCCGGGCTGCGGCGGCCATCCTGCCGGTGACGGCGGTGTTCGTCGTCTGGGATCTGATCGCGATCTTCGCCGACATCTGGGGCTATAACGCGAAGTACGTCACCGGTATCGGGTTCCCGGGGGTGCCGATCGAGGAATTGCTGTTCTTCATCGTGATCCCGCTGTGTGGACTTCTCACCTACAACGCCGTCGACACCATCCTCACCTACCTCAAACGACGGCTTCGCGACCGATCGGCGCAGTCGTCATGA
- a CDS encoding class I SAM-dependent methyltransferase, which yields MSDALPHAQVPAAFDVGAATYDKLVGANPGYHAHLRLSAQRMGLPGGGRGMRLLDAGCGTGASTAALLAAAPHAEIVAVDASAGMLAEARSKPWPGSVRFLHSRIEDIAEAGVTGPFDGIFAAYLLRNLAEPDTQLRTFRGMLRPGAPLAVHEYSVRDSAVATAVWNAVCWAIIIPAGRLRTGDASLYTYLRRSVLDFDGASVFRARLQRNGFTDVRSETMPGWQRDIVHTFTARAPKSRGAR from the coding sequence ATGAGTGACGCGCTCCCCCACGCCCAGGTGCCCGCCGCGTTCGACGTCGGCGCGGCCACCTACGACAAGCTCGTCGGCGCCAATCCCGGCTATCACGCCCACCTTCGGCTGTCTGCACAGCGGATGGGGCTTCCCGGCGGGGGGCGCGGTATGCGGCTGCTCGACGCGGGGTGCGGCACCGGCGCGTCGACCGCCGCGCTGCTCGCCGCGGCCCCGCACGCCGAGATCGTCGCCGTCGACGCCTCGGCAGGGATGCTCGCCGAGGCGCGGTCGAAGCCGTGGCCCGGCTCGGTGCGCTTCCTCCACAGCCGCATCGAGGACATCGCCGAGGCCGGTGTGACCGGCCCATTCGACGGCATCTTCGCCGCCTATCTACTGCGCAACCTCGCCGAGCCGGACACCCAGCTGCGCACGTTCCGCGGCATGCTCCGCCCCGGCGCCCCGCTGGCCGTGCACGAATACTCCGTTCGCGACTCGGCCGTGGCGACTGCGGTGTGGAATGCGGTGTGCTGGGCGATCATCATCCCGGCCGGCCGCCTGCGCACGGGCGACGCATCGCTGTACACCTATCTGCGGCGCAGCGTCCTCGACTTCGACGGCGCTTCCGTATTCCGGGCCAGGTTGCAGCGCAACGGCTTCACTGATGTCCGTAGCGAGACGATGCCGGGTTGGCAGCGCGACATCGTGCACACGTTCACCGCGAGGGCCCCGAAGAGCAGAGGAGCCCGATGA
- the crtI gene encoding phytoene desaturase family protein, giving the protein MRTVGGRTDRVVVVGAGLSGLSAALQLAGRGRTVTVLERETFAGGRMGRLDINGYRLDTGPTVLTMPDIIEDAFAAVGDSMTGRLELDRVDPAYRASFADGSSLHVHTDPTTMAGEIERFAGSDAAEGYLRLRTWLTRLYQAEFNGFIASNFDSPLSLLTPQLARLAAMGGFRRWDRMVRKYITDERLRRIFTFQALYAGVPPHKALAAYAVIAYMDTVAGVYFPRGGMRAVPDAMAASATDAGVEFRYGSTVSVLERSADGRVTAVRTDAGDRIPTDAVVLTTELPTTYRLLGRTPRRLLPLRPAPSAVVAHVGCGAVDAGVAHHNILFGGAWEQTFRDIIEEGRVMSDPSLLVTRPTAGDPSLAPPGRDLLYILAPAPNNAVGQVDWSRASDAYVEGMLATVRRRMPAVGDDLELLHVVDPDGWARQDMAAGTPFALAHTFGQTGPFRPANTVRGADNVVLAGSSTVPGVGVPTALLSGRLAADRITGTVTRSTPTAAPTTARSELS; this is encoded by the coding sequence ATGCGCACCGTCGGGGGGCGAACAGATCGCGTGGTTGTGGTCGGCGCCGGACTGTCCGGCCTGTCGGCTGCACTGCAGCTGGCCGGGCGCGGCCGCACCGTCACGGTGCTCGAGCGCGAGACTTTCGCGGGCGGCCGAATGGGCCGGCTGGACATCAACGGTTACCGGCTCGACACCGGACCCACCGTGCTGACCATGCCCGACATCATCGAGGATGCCTTCGCCGCCGTGGGCGATTCGATGACCGGGCGCCTCGAGCTCGACCGTGTCGACCCCGCCTACCGCGCGTCCTTCGCCGATGGCAGCAGTCTGCACGTGCACACCGACCCCACGACGATGGCCGGCGAGATCGAACGCTTCGCCGGCTCCGACGCCGCCGAGGGTTATCTGCGGCTGCGGACCTGGCTAACCCGGCTATACCAGGCCGAGTTCAACGGGTTCATCGCCTCCAACTTCGATTCACCGCTCTCACTCCTGACGCCACAGCTGGCCCGGCTTGCCGCGATGGGTGGGTTCCGGCGGTGGGATCGCATGGTGCGCAAGTACATCACCGATGAGCGACTGCGCCGCATCTTCACCTTCCAGGCCCTCTACGCCGGGGTGCCGCCGCACAAGGCGCTGGCCGCCTACGCGGTGATCGCCTACATGGACACCGTTGCCGGGGTGTACTTTCCCCGCGGCGGTATGCGGGCCGTGCCGGACGCGATGGCGGCGTCCGCCACCGATGCTGGAGTCGAATTCCGTTACGGGTCAACCGTTTCAGTGCTCGAACGCAGCGCCGACGGACGAGTCACGGCAGTCCGCACCGATGCGGGTGACCGCATCCCCACCGACGCCGTCGTCCTGACCACGGAGTTGCCGACGACCTACCGCCTGCTCGGCCGCACCCCGCGGCGCCTGCTGCCGTTGCGTCCAGCGCCGTCGGCGGTGGTCGCCCACGTGGGATGCGGGGCCGTCGACGCGGGTGTGGCGCACCACAACATCCTGTTCGGCGGCGCCTGGGAGCAGACGTTCCGGGACATCATCGAGGAAGGCCGCGTGATGAGCGACCCGTCGCTGCTGGTCACCCGGCCCACCGCCGGTGACCCGAGCCTCGCACCGCCGGGTCGGGACCTCTTGTACATACTGGCCCCCGCACCGAACAACGCTGTGGGACAGGTCGACTGGTCACGCGCGAGCGACGCCTACGTCGAGGGCATGCTGGCCACGGTGCGCAGGCGGATGCCCGCGGTCGGCGACGATCTTGAGTTGCTGCACGTCGTGGACCCCGACGGCTGGGCCCGCCAGGACATGGCGGCGGGAACCCCATTCGCGCTGGCGCACACATTCGGCCAGACGGGACCGTTCCGCCCCGCCAACACCGTCCGCGGTGCGGACAACGTGGTGCTGGCCGGGTCATCCACGGTCCCCGGAGTCGGGGTGCCGACAGCGTTGCTGTCCGGCCGGTTGGCCGCAGACCGAATCACCGGGACCGTCACGCGGTCCACCCCCACGGCAGCCCCGACCACAGCGAGGAGCGAGCTGTCATGA
- a CDS encoding ATP-binding protein, which yields MIDVQTLDRLKAMRLSGMAEYFENLAAVTGAQPPTGPEMVKMAVDWEYERRRNSKLHRLRRHAALAQPAADIADIKAMPGRNVDAELIARLAVGNYLQNRQDVILQGPTGAGKTYVACALGNKACQQYRSVLYLPAGELFDRLTIAERTGERKRCLDTLVKVELLIIDDWFLTTPSRQQIQQLHALIDRRHKTASTIYCTQLPPGQWHDRMEEKILADAIIDRITTNAHATVLTCDESMRKHFGLPG from the coding sequence ATGATCGACGTGCAGACCTTGGACAGGCTCAAGGCGATGCGCCTGTCAGGCATGGCCGAGTACTTCGAGAACCTCGCCGCCGTCACCGGTGCGCAACCGCCCACCGGCCCGGAGATGGTCAAGATGGCCGTCGACTGGGAATACGAACGCCGCCGCAACAGCAAGCTGCACCGACTGCGCCGACACGCAGCACTGGCCCAACCCGCCGCCGACATCGCTGACATCAAAGCCATGCCCGGCCGCAACGTGGATGCCGAGCTGATCGCCCGCCTCGCCGTCGGCAACTACCTGCAAAACCGTCAGGACGTCATCCTGCAGGGCCCGACCGGCGCCGGGAAGACCTATGTAGCCTGCGCGCTGGGCAACAAGGCCTGCCAGCAATACCGCAGTGTGCTGTACTTGCCGGCCGGTGAACTGTTCGACCGGCTCACCATCGCCGAACGCACCGGGGAGCGCAAACGCTGCCTGGACACCCTGGTCAAGGTGGAGTTGTTGATCATCGATGACTGGTTCCTCACCACGCCGAGCCGCCAGCAGATTCAGCAGCTGCACGCCTTGATCGATCGACGGCATAAGACGGCATCGACGATCTACTGCACCCAGCTGCCGCCCGGCCAGTGGCACGACCGCATGGAGGAGAAGATCCTCGCCGACGCGATTATCGATCGCATCACCACCAACGCCCATGCCACCGTGCTGACCTGCGACGAATCAATGCGCAAGCACTTCGGCCTGCCCGGCTGA
- a CDS encoding phytoene/squalene synthase family protein gives MIGSELDAAGVRDPALRNAYRCCRVLNAEHGRTFYLATRLLAPEQRPAVHALYGFARRADDILDDLGSSASTAERADRLHRLATQLFDGLVQGNATGGDPALAAVVHTARRYGLPWELFDDFLASMRMDLTITDYPDRASIDRYMYGSAEVIGLQMLPVLGTVVPREEAAPYAAALGKAFQLTNFLRDVDEDLDRRRVYLPADELAAHGVDRDLLMWCHTTKRTDIRVRNALAEQHAVTRRVYEYARHGVDLLHPRSRACVGTAAVLYSEILDRIEAMDFDIFNQRATVGNGRRLQAAGIGLLRAWGARVAHPAKV, from the coding sequence ATGATCGGATCGGAACTCGACGCCGCCGGGGTACGCGACCCGGCGCTGCGCAACGCCTACCGCTGCTGCCGGGTGCTCAACGCCGAACACGGCCGGACCTTCTATCTGGCGACCCGGCTGCTGGCGCCCGAACAGCGTCCGGCGGTGCACGCGCTGTACGGGTTCGCCCGCCGCGCCGACGACATACTCGACGATCTGGGCTCCTCCGCCAGCACCGCCGAGCGCGCCGACCGGCTGCATCGGCTGGCCACTCAACTGTTCGACGGCCTCGTCCAGGGCAACGCCACCGGCGGTGACCCGGCGCTGGCGGCCGTGGTGCACACCGCTCGCCGCTACGGGCTCCCGTGGGAGTTGTTCGACGACTTCCTGGCGTCGATGCGGATGGATCTGACGATCACCGACTATCCGGACCGCGCGTCGATCGACCGCTACATGTACGGCTCCGCAGAGGTGATCGGGCTGCAGATGCTGCCGGTCCTCGGCACCGTGGTCCCGCGCGAGGAGGCCGCGCCCTACGCAGCGGCGCTCGGCAAGGCCTTCCAGCTGACCAACTTCCTCCGCGATGTCGACGAAGACCTCGACCGGAGGCGGGTGTACCTGCCCGCCGACGAACTGGCCGCGCACGGCGTCGACCGCGATCTGCTGATGTGGTGTCACACGACCAAGCGCACCGACATCCGGGTGCGCAACGCACTGGCCGAGCAGCACGCCGTGACTCGGCGCGTGTACGAGTACGCGCGGCACGGGGTCGACCTGCTGCATCCCCGCTCCCGGGCGTGTGTCGGTACCGCCGCGGTGCTCTATTCGGAGATACTGGACCGCATCGAGGCCATGGATTTCGACATCTTCAACCAACGCGCCACCGTGGGGAACGGACGCCGGCTCCAGGCGGCGGGCATCGGGCTGCTGCGAGCCTGGGGCGCCCGCGTCGCGCACCCTGCGAAGGTCTAG
- a CDS encoding helix-turn-helix domain-containing protein, with protein sequence MVDYKQILRLRAEGVSQRGIADVLGCSRNTVASVFAAATAAGVGFGEVADLAADEVRHRLLPAPIRPDSDRVAPDFEHVHRELGRPSVTLLLLWNEYVAACRASGGVPYRYSFFNEQYRRWVAATGASMRIVRTRANPSRSTGPVMR encoded by the coding sequence ATGGTCGACTACAAACAGATCCTGCGGCTACGTGCAGAAGGGGTGAGTCAGCGCGGTATCGCCGATGTGCTGGGCTGCTCGCGCAACACCGTGGCGTCGGTGTTCGCAGCCGCAACTGCGGCCGGCGTGGGCTTCGGGGAGGTGGCGGACCTCGCTGCTGACGAGGTCCGCCACCGGTTGTTGCCCGCACCGATCAGGCCGGACTCAGACCGTGTGGCGCCGGATTTCGAGCATGTGCACCGCGAACTCGGGCGCCCGTCGGTGACGCTGTTGCTGTTGTGGAATGAGTACGTCGCGGCGTGCCGGGCCAGCGGTGGAGTGCCGTATCGGTACTCGTTCTTCAACGAACAGTACCGCCGCTGGGTGGCCGCGACGGGGGCATCGATGCGCATCGTGCGCACCCGGGCGAATCCATCGAGGTCGACTGGGCCGGTGATGCGATGA
- the istA gene encoding IS21 family transposase, with protein sequence MSFADPLTGAATEAWLFVAALSFSAFTYVEAFTDMTLVSWIDAHVHAFEAFGGTARLLVPDNLRTGVSRADRYEPALNPAYAGLAEHYGTAIIPARVKRPRDKPVVEGSVRFVANQVAAVLRDRRFVGLAELNEALFDVVEAINARPFQKREDSRQIVFLRDEQPLLHPLPPVRFELADLRKAKAGPNYHIQVDRNFYSVPSTLIGQSLDVRLTSGTVEVFVGTERVACHVRFKGVRGRYATVAEHMPAGHRHRLADWSPARFEQWAATIGPNTMASIQAILASRTIVEQSYRSCLGVMALAKRQGGAARLEDTCGRALGATPAPSYTLIKKLWATWEPADPPPVASLGDAGFVRGADYYGQGGGQS encoded by the coding sequence ATGAGCTTCGCCGACCCGCTGACCGGTGCGGCGACCGAGGCGTGGCTGTTCGTGGCCGCGCTGTCGTTTTCGGCTTTCACGTATGTGGAGGCGTTCACCGATATGACGCTGGTGTCGTGGATCGATGCGCATGTGCACGCATTCGAGGCTTTTGGCGGCACGGCCCGACTGCTGGTCCCGGACAACCTTCGCACCGGCGTATCGCGGGCCGACCGCTACGAACCGGCGCTGAACCCGGCTTATGCCGGGCTGGCCGAGCATTACGGCACCGCGATCATCCCGGCCAGGGTCAAGCGGCCGCGCGACAAGCCGGTCGTGGAAGGCAGCGTGCGGTTCGTCGCCAACCAGGTCGCCGCGGTGCTGCGTGATCGCAGGTTCGTGGGCCTGGCCGAGTTGAACGAGGCCCTCTTCGATGTGGTCGAGGCGATCAATGCGCGGCCATTTCAGAAGCGGGAGGACTCCAGGCAGATCGTATTCCTACGAGACGAGCAGCCACTGCTGCATCCCTTGCCGCCGGTGCGGTTCGAGTTAGCGGATCTACGAAAAGCCAAGGCAGGACCGAACTATCACATTCAAGTGGACCGCAATTTCTACTCAGTGCCATCGACGCTGATCGGGCAGAGTCTGGATGTGCGCCTGACCTCAGGCACCGTGGAGGTCTTCGTCGGCACCGAACGCGTGGCCTGCCATGTCCGGTTCAAAGGTGTTCGCGGCCGGTATGCCACCGTGGCCGAGCACATGCCTGCCGGGCATCGACACCGACTGGCCGACTGGAGCCCGGCCCGCTTCGAGCAGTGGGCGGCAACCATCGGCCCGAACACCATGGCGTCGATCCAGGCGATCCTGGCCTCCCGCACGATCGTCGAGCAGTCCTACCGGTCGTGTTTGGGGGTGATGGCATTGGCCAAACGCCAAGGCGGTGCGGCTCGGCTCGAAGACACCTGTGGCCGGGCGCTGGGCGCGACACCGGCACCGTCCTACACGCTGATCAAGAAGCTATGGGCCACGTGGGAACCTGCCGATCCACCACCGGTGGCGTCCCTCGGTGACGCCGGCTTCGTGCGCGGCGCCGACTACTACGGCCAGGGCGGGGGCCAATCATGA
- a CDS encoding peptide-methionine (R)-S-oxide reductase, translating into MAQRRQNSTSHHKNSATLFAPRRHVRERERLAELHPLGHVFTDGPRFEGGLRYCINSAALRFTHLDELEAQGYGVYKTLFDTEEEAR; encoded by the coding sequence GTGGCACAGCGCCGCCAGAACAGCACCAGCCACCACAAGAATTCAGCCACCTTGTTCGCCCCCCGTCGACACGTTCGAGAGCGGGAGCGGCTGGCCGAGCTTCACCCGCTCGGCCACGTATTCACCGACGGACCCCGTTTCGAGGGCGGGCTGCGGTACTGCATCAACTCCGCCGCGCTGCGGTTCACCCACCTCGATGAACTCGAGGCGCAAGGATATGGGGTGTACAAGACTCTGTTCGACACCGAGGAGGAAGCGCGATGA
- a CDS encoding lycopene cyclase domain-containing protein: protein MIGLGYTLPAIVAVFLVIAWELWILRTGLFRRASYWISMVIVLAFQIPVDGWLTKLSAPIVVYDEQHTSGIRFPWDIPVEDFLFGFALVTGVLLLWERQRTRGGASVGATRGRDE, encoded by the coding sequence ATGATCGGTCTCGGCTACACCCTGCCGGCGATCGTCGCGGTGTTCCTGGTGATCGCGTGGGAGCTGTGGATTCTGCGCACGGGGTTGTTCCGGCGGGCTTCGTACTGGATCTCGATGGTCATCGTGCTCGCCTTCCAGATCCCGGTCGACGGCTGGCTGACGAAGCTCAGCGCCCCCATCGTCGTCTACGACGAGCAGCACACCAGTGGTATCCGGTTTCCCTGGGACATCCCGGTCGAGGACTTCCTGTTCGGGTTCGCGCTCGTGACGGGCGTGCTACTGCTCTGGGAGCGTCAGCGCACGAGAGGCGGCGCGAGCGTGGGCGCCACCCGAGGCCGCGATGAGTGA
- a CDS encoding DUF5914 domain-containing protein, whose translation MNVLADIKAKWVKSSPFRVLPHLDWAEQQPTYQDAQPALINDALARAKSRPSGNWFPFAASDTIRRKPVGATVGGVELVAWRGTGGELHVGPASCPHLGADLSTGTVDCGALICPWHGLRLSGERRGFGWKPLPSFDDGVLSWARLDRVGGEEPTERPIIPVRPDGPTLHAVTRLVGVCEPDDVIANRLDPWHGAWFHPYSFARLEVLSAPPAGVVSEREDRFLVAVTFRIGRLGVPVVAEFVAPEPRTIVMRIVDGEGAGSVVETHATPIGPGPDGRPRTAVIEAVVAHSDRPRFGFGQKVAPLITPFMRHAATKLWRDDLAYAERRYTVRSR comes from the coding sequence ATGAACGTGCTCGCCGACATCAAGGCCAAGTGGGTGAAATCGTCGCCGTTCCGGGTTCTTCCGCACCTCGACTGGGCCGAGCAGCAGCCCACCTACCAGGACGCGCAGCCGGCCCTGATCAACGATGCGCTGGCCCGGGCCAAGTCCCGCCCGAGCGGCAACTGGTTCCCGTTCGCGGCCAGCGACACCATCCGGCGCAAACCGGTGGGCGCCACGGTGGGCGGCGTGGAACTCGTCGCCTGGCGGGGCACCGGCGGCGAACTCCACGTCGGGCCGGCGAGCTGTCCGCATCTAGGTGCCGACCTGTCCACCGGAACCGTCGACTGCGGCGCCCTGATCTGCCCGTGGCACGGCCTGCGGTTGTCCGGGGAACGCCGCGGGTTCGGGTGGAAACCGTTGCCGTCCTTCGACGACGGCGTGCTGTCCTGGGCACGTCTCGACCGTGTCGGTGGCGAAGAGCCGACAGAGCGCCCGATCATCCCGGTGCGTCCGGACGGCCCCACCCTGCACGCCGTGACACGCCTGGTCGGCGTCTGCGAGCCCGACGACGTGATCGCCAACCGACTCGACCCGTGGCACGGCGCCTGGTTCCACCCGTACTCGTTCGCCCGTCTGGAGGTGCTCAGCGCACCCCCGGCCGGGGTGGTGTCCGAGCGGGAGGACCGGTTTCTCGTGGCGGTCACGTTCCGCATCGGCAGGCTGGGGGTGCCGGTGGTCGCCGAGTTCGTCGCACCCGAACCACGCACGATCGTCATGCGGATCGTCGACGGCGAGGGGGCGGGCAGCGTCGTCGAAACCCACGCCACGCCCATCGGGCCGGGACCGGACGGACGGCCGCGGACGGCGGTGATCGAAGCCGTCGTCGCGCATTCCGATCGCCCCCGGTTCGGGTTCGGGCAGAAGGTTGCGCCGCTGATCACGCCGTTCATGCGGCATGCGGCGACGAAGTTGTGGCGCGACGACCTCGCCTACGCGGAGCGCCGCTACACGGTGCGCTCGCGATAG